The following proteins are encoded in a genomic region of Nycticebus coucang isolate mNycCou1 chromosome 19, mNycCou1.pri, whole genome shotgun sequence:
- the LOC128572050 gene encoding sulfiredoxin-1-like — MGLGARGALSRASVGQGAPEGPGPSGSAYSCSIHSGCIAMVHNVPLSVLIRPLPSVLDPAKVQSLMDTIQEDPDSVPPVDVLWIKVAQGGDYFYSFGGCHRYAAYQQLQRETIPAKLVQFTLSDLRVYLGASTPDLQ, encoded by the coding sequence ATGGGGCTGGGCGCGAGGGGAGCGTTGAGCAGGGCGAGCGTAGGCCAGGGGGCACCCGAGGGTCCCGGACCCAGCGGCAGCGCTTACAGCTGCAGCATCCACTCAGGCTGCATCGCCATGGTGCACAACGTGCCTCTGAGCGTGCTAATTCGGCCGCTGCCGTCTGTGCTGGACCCGGCCAAGGTGCAGAGCCTCATGGACACGATCCAGGAGGACCCAGACAGCGTACCCCCCGTTGATGTCCTCTGGATCAAGGTGGCCCAGGGTGGTGACTACTTTTACTCCTTTGGGGGCTGCCACCGCTATGCAGCTTACCAGCAGCTACAGCGAGAGACCATCCCTGCCAAGCTTGTTCAGTTCACCCTCTCAGACCTACGTGTATACCTGGGGGCATCCACACCAGACTTGCAGTAG